A window of the Ostrea edulis chromosome 1, xbOstEdul1.1, whole genome shotgun sequence genome harbors these coding sequences:
- the LOC125663780 gene encoding cholecystokinin receptor type A-like, producing MSNNSDVVETPGGGEFMMEDLGNSEYAAVAILIIFSVIGVSGNALVLYGFSMLKPKMTSTIFILTLAGIDFTSCLVTIPATAAMELSQFKVPYDPLCKAYHFLVTSTIPFSAFVMVAIAVDRYYCICKPFIQIMTKFRAKVIVCSLSVLALIIGFVSCLNFGVIEQNSHRNETNATLEIKAMEELLSPDDPEVIKLKKKHFPDPVLLCGNTKKLGETFYTVYSTIYASIYATCGVVVIILYVIIYHFILTRRQRRLRTESFPCCTFSKSQLGEPENTDFIYVSQETQNTSVPEDSDKDANLNGPMIKPNNGSPPNPKLNNDTPPPKSRQKKKKNHRKSDATSTFRLKQERIRVNNIKTALMLSVVALVFIAAFLPAWLMKHKLIPFNVIVFYMYFIYNVANPFIYAFMNPDFRQKMAVAGARIKNQFRK from the coding sequence ATGTCAAACAATTCCGATGTGGTGGAGACTCCAGGAGGCGGGGAATTTATGATGGAGGATTTGGGAAATTCGGAATATGCGGCTGTTGCGATACTTATTATTTTCTCCGTCATTGGGGTGTCCGGCAACGCACTTGTTTTGTATGGGTTTTCTATGTTGAAGCCAAAAATGACTTCGACGATATTCATATTAACGCTGGCAGGGATCGACTTTACTTCCTGTCTCGTGACTATTCCAGCTACGGCGGCTATGGAACTGTCGCAATTCAAGGTGCCTTATGATCCCTTGTGTAAAGCCTACCACTTTTTGGTGACTTCAACTATACCATTCTCGGCGTTTGTGATGGTAGCTATTGCCGTGGACCGCTATTACTGCATATGTAAGCCTTTCATCCAGATCATGACAAAGTTTAGAGCCAAGGTCATTGTGTGTTCGCTTAGCGTTCTCGCACTTATCATTGGATTTGTGAGCTGCTTAAACTTTGGCGTTATTGAGCAGAACTCTCACAGAAACGAGACAAACGCGACACTAGAAATAAAAGCCATGGAAGAACTTCTGTCACCGGATGACCCGGAGGTCATTAagcttaaaaaaaaacattttccaGATCCCGTTTTACTTTGTGGAAATACCAAGAAGTTGGGAGAAACCTTTTATACGGTGTATAGTACCATTTACGCATCAATTTATGCCACTTGTGGGGTTGTAGTTATCATTCTCTATGTAATCATCTACCATTTCATCCTCACTCGACGACAACGACGACTCAGGACCGAGTCTTTCCCATGCTGCACATTTAGTAAATCACAGTTAGGGGAACCCGAAAATACCGATTTCATTTACGTTAGTCAGGAAACCCAAAATACCTCTGTTCCCGAGGACTCCGATAAAGACGCCAATTTGAACGGTCCCATGATAAAACCAAACAACGGGAGTCCACCGAATCCAAAATTGAATAACGACACCCCGCCACCAAAATCACgacagaagaaaaagaaaaaccacAGGAAATCGGATGCTACATCCACGTTCCGCCTTAAACAAGAGCGGATCCGCGtaaataacattaaaacagCCTTAATGTTATCTGTTGTAGCTCTCGTATTCATTGCAGCATTTCTACCAGCATGGCTCATGAAGCACAAACTCATTCCCTTTAACGTCATTGTCTTTTATATGTACTTTATCTACAATGTAGCAAATCCCTTTATTTACGCCTTCATGAACCCAGATTTTCGACAGAAAATGGCTGTTGCTGGTGCACGAATTAAGAATCAGTTTCGGAAGTAA